One window of Inquilinus sp. KBS0705 genomic DNA carries:
- a CDS encoding DinB family protein — protein MNIAKERRDIDAAIDSYRNWLDTVTDDEFAATPPMGGWSYAEVYDHIMKASLGASIALERCTHNNCPPTKKGMTFWGHYVILTGLFPQFKTRVPEAIAAKLAPKKIDKEEAKNLIIKLRKRVDDTAALIPDAKSNARWQHPRLGMLNAQQWFKFIRVHLQHHLNQLNRIKNNFVG, from the coding sequence ATGAATATTGCCAAAGAGCGCCGGGACATTGATGCAGCAATAGACAGCTATCGTAACTGGCTTGATACTGTTACCGACGATGAATTTGCCGCTACCCCGCCTATGGGCGGCTGGAGCTATGCCGAGGTATATGACCATATTATGAAGGCCAGCCTGGGGGCCAGCATTGCTTTAGAGCGCTGCACCCATAACAATTGCCCACCAACCAAAAAAGGAATGACATTTTGGGGCCACTATGTAATACTAACCGGCCTGTTCCCACAGTTTAAGACAAGAGTGCCCGAGGCAATAGCCGCTAAGCTGGCACCCAAAAAAATTGACAAGGAAGAAGCTAAAAACCTGATCATAAAACTGCGCAAACGGGTTGATGATACCGCCGCACTGATACCCGATGCCAAGTCAAACGCGCGTTGGCAGCACCCGCGCCTTGGTATGCTAAACGCCCAACAATGGTTTAAATTTATACGCGTGCATTTGCAGCATCATTTAAACCAACTAAACCGTATTAAAAATAATTTCGTAGGTTAA
- the purQ gene encoding phosphoribosylformylglycinamidine synthase subunit PurQ translates to MKFGVVIFPGSNCDEDIIHVLEKVMGQQVVRLWHKDHDLQGAEFIVLPGGFSFGDYLRSGAIARFSPIMQEVIQFAAKGGKVLGICNGFQILTEAGLLPGALLHNKNRKFICRNIYLKPQTSNSLVTQQIDPERALKIPVAHGEGNYFADADVLKQLNDNDQILFRYCDEAGNITDESNPNGSAENIAGVCNAERNVFGFMPHPERASESLVGNEDGLAIFESILSLAKA, encoded by the coding sequence ATGAAATTTGGCGTAGTAATATTTCCGGGCTCCAATTGCGATGAAGATATCATCCACGTACTTGAAAAAGTAATGGGGCAGCAAGTAGTTAGGTTATGGCATAAAGACCATGATTTGCAGGGTGCAGAGTTTATTGTTTTGCCGGGCGGCTTTTCTTTTGGCGATTATTTGCGCTCGGGCGCTATTGCCCGCTTCTCGCCCATTATGCAAGAGGTAATTCAGTTTGCAGCAAAGGGGGGTAAAGTATTAGGTATTTGCAATGGTTTTCAAATATTAACCGAAGCAGGCCTATTACCTGGCGCTTTATTGCACAATAAAAACCGCAAGTTTATTTGCCGCAACATTTACTTAAAACCGCAAACCTCAAATTCGCTGGTTACCCAACAAATAGACCCTGAGCGCGCGTTAAAAATACCTGTTGCCCATGGCGAGGGTAATTATTTTGCCGATGCCGACGTGTTGAAGCAATTAAATGATAACGACCAGATATTGTTCCGCTATTGCGATGAGGCAGGTAACATTACCGACGAAAGCAACCCTAACGGTTCGGCAGAAAATATTGCAGGCGTTTGCAATGCCGAACGCAACGTATTTGGCTTTATGCCCCATCCGGAGCGCGCATCAGAAAGCCTGGTAGGCAATGAAGATGGTTTAGCCATATTCGAATCGATATTATCGCTGGCTAAAGCCTGA
- a CDS encoding glycosyl transferase has product MKILFGIQGTGNGHISRAREIVPLLQQYGEVDLLVSGTEAEVSLSQPLKYKFHGFSFVFGKNGGVDNWATFKIMNLRQLWKDMHSIPLNQYDLIINDFEPVSAWACRLQKAESVSLSHQCSFASPNTPRPNKWNYAEWLFKYYSPTTHRIGFHFERYDDFIHTPVIRSDIRKMETSNKGHYTVYLPAYNDKTLVKNLSKTDAEWHIFSKRTKTAYTEGNVHVFPINNDGFNNSLASCEGMLTGGGFEGPAEALFLGKKLVMIPMRGQYEQQCNALSASKLGVTVIETINHDFVSRINKWLADDTRINVNFPDETAQIVDNMVKQYARK; this is encoded by the coding sequence ATGAAAATATTGTTTGGTATACAGGGTACAGGGAACGGCCACATCAGTCGTGCCCGCGAAATTGTGCCCCTGTTACAACAATATGGCGAGGTTGACCTGCTGGTAAGTGGCACGGAAGCCGAGGTAAGCCTGTCGCAGCCGCTTAAGTATAAATTCCATGGGTTTAGCTTTGTGTTTGGTAAAAACGGCGGGGTTGACAATTGGGCCACCTTTAAAATAATGAACCTGCGCCAGCTGTGGAAGGATATGCACAGCATCCCCCTAAACCAATACGACCTCATTATTAACGATTTTGAGCCGGTAAGCGCCTGGGCCTGCCGCCTGCAAAAGGCCGAGTCGGTATCGCTGAGTCACCAATGCTCTTTTGCATCGCCTAATACCCCGCGCCCAAATAAATGGAACTACGCCGAGTGGCTCTTTAAATACTATTCGCCCACTACGCACCGTATAGGTTTCCACTTTGAGCGATACGACGATTTTATACATACCCCGGTTATCCGCAGCGATATCCGCAAGATGGAAACATCCAATAAAGGGCATTACACGGTTTACCTGCCTGCTTATAACGATAAAACACTGGTAAAAAACCTAAGTAAAACCGATGCCGAATGGCACATCTTCTCTAAACGCACGAAAACCGCCTACACCGAAGGCAATGTGCATGTGTTCCCCATTAATAACGATGGCTTTAACAATAGCCTGGCCAGTTGCGAAGGCATGCTTACCGGCGGCGGCTTTGAGGGCCCTGCCGAGGCTTTATTTTTAGGCAAAAAACTGGTGATGATACCCATGCGCGGCCAGTACGAACAGCAATGCAATGCCCTATCGGCATCCAAGCTGGGCGTAACGGTTATTGAAACCATTAACCACGATTTTGTAAGCCGTATAAACAAATGGCTGGCCGACGATACCCGCATTAACGTAAATTTCCCCGACGAAACCGCGCAGATAGTGGATAATATGGTAAAGCAATACGCCCGCAAATAA
- a CDS encoding beta-carotene 15,15'-monooxygenase: MINIFKVYNPLNVLWLVILMIVTRVGYIVQVPDKLEFIFVEPFARLLVPVSYEYAFSPILNVLIAGALVIVQALLLNTLVNHYNLLGKPTFLPALMYVTLSALFPPFMVLSAPLICNFLVIWMLFKLFSFYKSDDAKSTAYDLGIIVAIGSLIYLPFVYLFLGIWLALVIFKPFNWREWVSGVLGYFTLFFFFAVFYYLNNRLSAFYHIWAPLGTKFPNRININYLNYLVLIPVIAILVLYFVKLQQNYFKSYVQVRKSFQLLFLIFLVGGLSFYVKTDFSLNHFLLCAVPAAVFFSYYFVNANVKWFYESLYLLLLISIIYFQFNTF, from the coding sequence ATGATCAATATTTTTAAGGTTTACAATCCGCTTAACGTTTTATGGCTGGTCATTTTAATGATAGTTACGCGTGTGGGTTATATTGTGCAGGTGCCAGATAAACTTGAGTTTATTTTTGTTGAGCCTTTTGCGCGGTTATTGGTACCTGTATCATACGAGTATGCCTTTTCGCCCATACTTAATGTGTTAATAGCTGGCGCGTTGGTTATTGTACAGGCGCTGCTATTAAACACTTTGGTAAACCACTACAACCTGTTGGGTAAGCCTACATTTTTACCAGCTTTAATGTATGTAACGCTATCGGCGCTGTTTCCGCCTTTTATGGTATTGAGCGCGCCATTGATATGCAACTTTTTAGTGATATGGATGCTGTTTAAATTATTCAGCTTTTACAAAAGCGACGATGCCAAATCAACCGCTTATGATCTGGGTATAATAGTGGCCATAGGCTCGTTGATATACCTGCCTTTTGTTTACTTATTTTTAGGCATATGGCTGGCATTGGTCATATTTAAACCCTTTAACTGGCGCGAGTGGGTATCTGGTGTGTTAGGCTATTTTACCTTATTCTTTTTCTTCGCGGTGTTTTATTACCTCAATAACCGCTTAAGCGCATTTTACCATATATGGGCACCATTGGGCACCAAGTTTCCAAACCGTATCAATATCAATTATTTAAACTACCTGGTGCTTATACCGGTAATAGCAATTTTGGTACTGTACTTTGTTAAGCTGCAGCAAAATTACTTTAAAAGCTATGTGCAGGTACGCAAATCGTTCCAGCTATTGTTCTTGATATTTTTGGTTGGCGGCTTATCCTTTTATGTAAAAACCGACTTTAGCTTAAACCATTTTTTACTATGCGCTGTGCCTGCAGCGGTGTTTTTTTCGTACTACTTTGTAAACGCCAACGTAAAATGGTTTTACGAAAGTTTGTATTTATTACTGCTTATCAGCATAATATACTTCCAGTTTAACACTTTTTAA
- a CDS encoding UDP-2,3-diacylglucosamine diphosphatase: protein MAKREVDIVIISDVHLGTYGCHAKELLKYLKSIKPKMLILNGDIIDIWQFSKSYWPESHMKVVRRILKFVTEGVPVYYLTGNHDEMLRKFTDFDLGTFQLLNKIVLNIDGKKAWIFHGDVFDVTMQHSKWLAKLGAVGYDTLILINSLTNWMLTKMGRPKMSFSQKVKAKFKDAVKFINQFEQTAADLAVEKQYSYVICGHIHHAEIREVQATDNSGSVLYLNSGDWVESLTALEYNNKQWTIFTYQPDDFKQDDNEDDITDAEDLDAKLDVKNLLERFKQEAH, encoded by the coding sequence ATGGCAAAGCGCGAAGTAGATATCGTAATTATATCAGATGTGCACTTAGGCACATACGGCTGCCACGCTAAAGAGCTTTTAAAATACTTAAAATCCATTAAGCCAAAAATGCTTATCCTTAACGGGGATATCATTGATATATGGCAGTTCAGCAAATCGTACTGGCCCGAATCGCACATGAAGGTAGTGCGCCGCATACTAAAATTTGTTACCGAGGGTGTACCCGTTTATTACCTTACCGGTAACCACGACGAGATGCTGCGCAAGTTTACCGATTTTGACTTGGGTACGTTTCAACTCCTTAATAAAATAGTTTTAAATATTGATGGCAAAAAGGCCTGGATATTTCATGGTGATGTTTTTGACGTTACCATGCAGCACTCCAAATGGCTGGCCAAATTAGGTGCCGTTGGGTACGATACCTTAATATTGATAAATAGCTTAACCAACTGGATGCTTACCAAAATGGGCAGGCCAAAAATGAGTTTTTCCCAAAAGGTGAAGGCTAAGTTTAAGGATGCGGTAAAATTCATCAATCAGTTTGAGCAAACCGCTGCCGATTTGGCGGTAGAAAAGCAATACAGCTATGTAATATGCGGGCATATACACCACGCCGAAATACGCGAAGTGCAGGCTACAGACAATAGTGGGTCGGTATTGTACCTTAACTCGGGCGATTGGGTAGAAAGCCTTACCGCGTTAGAATACAACAACAAGCAGTGGACTATTTTTACCTACCAACCTGACGACTTTAAACAGGACGACAATGAGGACGACATTACCGATGCCGAGGACCTTGACGCCAAACTGGACGTAAAAAACCTGTTAGAAAGATTTAAACAGGAAGCGCATTAA